Proteins encoded in a region of the Raphanus sativus cultivar WK10039 chromosome 8, ASM80110v3, whole genome shotgun sequence genome:
- the LOC108822747 gene encoding histone acetyltransferase HAC12-like isoform X2: protein MNVQDHMSGHLSGQAPNQGTVPQNNNGNSQMQNLAVPSSAGAGTMVDPDVLKLRRHMLVLVFKILEERQPSPGDAASKAKYMEVARRLEVGLFKMANTKEEYANESTVESRLARIITGRDLKSSNPGHTNSSMVGTMVPTTTGLSHAGGNPSSMVTSSACASVVPMVDHDILKVREYMRTLVFSELDKRQPCPADDASKAKYLHVARRLEEGLFKTANTREDYLNESILDSRLATLIRGSKLNNQQNANSSPPGMMTTLAPEVSPETTMVREKVSESEDELETAIAENLKLMSLYS, encoded by the exons ATGAATGTTCAGGATCACATGTCGGGACATCTATCTGGCCAGGCTCCAAACCAAGGGACAGTGCCGCAGAATAATAACGGAAACTCTCAAATGCAGAACTTAGCTGTTCCTTCATCAGCTGGTGCTGGTACCATGGTGGACCCTGATGTTTTAAAACTCCGACGGCACATGCTAGTCCTTGT atttaaaattttagaggAACGACAACCATCTCCGGGTGATGCTGCATCAAAGGCAAAGTATATGGAAGTTGCTAGACGCTTAGAGGTGGGGCTGTTTAAGATGGCAAACACAAAG GAGGAATACGCCAACGAGTCAACCGTTGAGTCTCGGCTTGCAAGAATAATAACCGGCAGAGACTTGAAAAGCTCCAATCCGGGACATACTAATTCTTCTATGGTTGGAACGATGGTACCTACGACTACAGGATTATCACACGCTGGGGGTAATCCTAGTTCGATGGTTACGTCATCTGCTTGTGCTAGTGTTGTTCCCATGGTGGACcatgatattttgaaagttcGAGAGTACATGCGAACCCTTGT CTTCAGCGAGTTAGATAAGCGCCAACCATGTCCAGCCGATGATGCATCAAAGGCTAAGTATTTACATGTTGCAAGGCGCCTAGAGGAGGGTCTTTTTAAGACGGCAAACACAAGG GAGGATTACCTTAACGAGTCGATCCTTGACTCTCGCTTGGCAACCTTAATAAGAGGCAGCAAATTGAATAATCAGCAAAATGCTAATTCATCTCCGCCTGGAATGATGACTACACTTGCTCCTGAAGTTTCTCCTGAGACCACGATG GTAAGAGAGAAGGTTTCTGAGAGCGAAGATGAGTTGGAGACAGCGATCGCAGAGAATCTGAAGCTCATGAGCCTTTACAGCTGA
- the LOC108822746 gene encoding cold-responsive protein kinase 1 codes for MGCSWFSCHKSGGEPSEVHRELSVTGKVKIYKYKEIRQATNDFDALNKIGEGGFGSVYKGRLKDGKIAAIKVLSAESRQGVKEFLTEINVISEIQHENLVKLYGCCVEGSHRILVYNYMENMSLDMTLLAGGYIKSGIQFDWRTRSRICVGVAKGLAFLHEEVRPHIIHRDIKASNILLDRDLSPKISDFGLARLMPPNMTHVSTRVAGTIGYLAPEYAVRGQVTRKADIYSYGVLLMEIVSARSNKNSRLPQGYQYLLERAWDLYERSQLVDLVDTGLNGVFDAEEACRYLKIGLLCTQDDPKLRPSMSTVVKLLTGEKDVENRRITRPGLISDFMDLKVKGPVEKKTEEVNNRVNNYTNLSSDNASSSTGTRDSSYAYSSGASSSTTAVTTLSSTI; via the exons ATGGGTTGCTCCTGGTTCTCTTGCCACAAGAGTGGAGGAGAACCTTCAGAAGTTCATAGAG AACTTTCAGTGACAGGCAAGGTAAAGATTTACAAATACAAAGAGATTCGTCAGGCCACCAATGATTTCGATGCCCTGAATAAAATTGGAGAAGGAGGCTTTGGCTCTGTGTACAAg GGCCGTCTTAAAGATGGAAAGATTGCAGCTATCAAAGTCCTTTCCGCTGAGTCAAGACAAGGCGTGAAAGAGTTCTTGACCGAGATCAACGTCATATCAGAAATACAGCACGAGAATTTGGTTAAGTTATATGGATGCTGCGTTGAAGGGAGTCACAGGATTCTCGTTTACAACTATATGGAGAACATGAGCCTCGACATGACGCTTCTTG cTGGGGGATACATTAAGAGTGGGATACAGTTTGATTGGAGAACTCGGTCCAGAATCTGCGTTGGGGTTGCTAAAGGTCTTGCCTTTCTTCACGAAGAAGTACGTCCGCATATCATTCATAGAGATATCAAGGCGAGCAACATTCTACTTGACAGAGACTTATCCCCAAAGATCTCTGACTTTGGACTCGCCAGGCTTATGCCACCGAACATGACTCATGTCAGCACTCGTGTCGCCGGTACAAT TGGTTATCTAGCGCCAGAGTATGCGGTCAGGGGGCAGGTGACGCGCAAAGCTGACATTTACAGCTATGGAGTCCTTCTCATGGAGATAGTCAGTGCAAGAAGCAACAAAAACTCACGGTTACCCCAGGGTTATCAATATCTTCTAGAAAGA GCTTGGGATCTTTATGAGCGGAGTCAGCTCGTGGATCTTGTTGACACAGGGTTAAACGGAGTCTTTGACGCGGAGGAAGCTTGCAGGTACCTAAAGATCGGTCTTCTGTGCACGCAAGACGACCCTAAGCTAAGGCCGAGTATGTCCACAGTGGTGAAGCTGTTAACAGGGGAGAAGGATGTAGAGAACCGGAGGATAACCAGGCCGGGTTTGATCTCTGATTTCATGGATTTGAAAGTGAAAGGACCGGTCGAGAAAAAGACAGAGGAAGTGAACAACAGAGTCAACAACTACACGAATCTTTCTTCAGATAATGCCTCGTCTAGCACCGGGACTAGAGATAGCTCATACGCTTACTCGTCAGGGGCTTCATCATCTACTACTGCGGTTACTACACTCAGCAGTACCAtttag
- the LOC108822749 gene encoding histone acetyltransferase HAC12-like, with translation MTVARRLEQMLFKMAISKEEYMNKSTLESRIASLIKGKQLNNHNKRHANYSSVGRMVPTTTTGLSNTGGNPSSMVTSSACASSVGLAPSRRNHDVLELREYMRTLVYSELHKHHPCPDDDASKAKYLHVARRLEEGLFEMANTREDYLNPSTLTSRLASLIRGKKIE, from the exons ATGACTGTTGCTAGACGCTTAGAACAGATGCTATTTAAGATGGCTATCTCAAAG GAGGAGTACATGAACAAGTCTACCCTCGAGTCTAGGATTGCAAGTTTAATAAAAGGCAAACAGTTGAATAACCACAATAAGCGACATGCTAATTATTCTTCTGTTGGAAGGATGGTACCTACGACTACTACAGGATTATCAAACACTGGGGGTAATCCTAGCTCGATGGTTACGTCCTCTGCTTGTGCTAGTAGTGTTGGCTTAGCGCCTTCACGACGTAACCATGATGTTTTGGAACTTCGAGAGTACATGCGAACCCTTGT CTACAGCGAGTTACATAAACACCACCCCTGTCCAGATGATGATGCATCAAAGGCTAAGTATTTACATGTTGCTAGACGCTTAGAGGAGGGTCTTTTTGAAATGGCAAACACAAGG GAGGACTACCTGAACCCATCAACCCTTACTTCTCGCTTGGCAAGCTTAATAAGAggcaaaaaaattgaataa
- the LOC130498344 gene encoding serine/arginine-rich splicing factor SR45-like produces the protein MAKASRGRRSPSVSGSSSRSSSSRSRSRSRSLSSSSSSPSRSVSSGSRSPPPPPRGKRNATPIRESLVLHVDSLSRNVNEGHLKEIFGNYGEVVHVELAIDRAVNLPKGYAYVEFKARADAEKALLFMDGGQIDGKVVKAKFTLPARQKVSSPSPKPVSGVPKREAPKPDNAAANVEKDGAGRPREISPRRRSPLPRRLPDSSPRRRPSPPIRRRGDTPPRRRAESPSRGRSPSSPPPRRHRSPPRGSPRRIRGSPVRRRSPPPLRRRSPPRRLRSPLRRSPIRRRSRSPIRRPVRSRSKSLSPRRGRGPAGRRGRSSSYSSSPSPRRIPRKISRSRSPKRPLRGKRSSSNSSSSSGSPPPRKA, from the exons ATGGCGAAAGCAAGCCGTGGCCGTCGTTCACCTTCCGTCTCAGGGTCTTCATCTCGGTCCAGCTCCTCCAGATCTCGTTCCCGATCTAGAtcgctctcttcttcttcttcatctccttcgcGGAGCGTCAGTTCCGGGAGTCGTagtcctcctcctccacctcgtGGAAAAAG GAATGCTACACCTATTCGAGAATCTCTTGTTCTCCATGTCGATTCTCTTAGCAGGAATGTAAACGAAGGGCATCTTAAAGAAATTTTTG GCAACTATGGTGAAGTTGTACACGTAGAACTTGCAATTGATCGAGCT GTTAATCTTCCAAAAGGATATGCTTATGttgagttcaaggcgagagctGATGCTGAGAAAGCTCTGCTGTTTATGGATGGT GGTCAAATTGACGGAAAGGTTGTTAAAGCAAAGTTCACACTACCAGCGCGTCAGAAAGTATCTTCACCATCCCCTAAACCTGTCTCAGGTGTACCAAAGAGAGAGGCTCCAAAACCTGATAATGCCGCTGCTAACGTTGAGAAAGATGGGGCCGGACGCCCAAGAGAGA TTTCTCCGAGAAGGCGATCACCACTACCTAGGAGATTACCTGATTCTTCCCCTCGCCGGAGGCCGAGCCCTCCTATCCGCCGTCGTGGTGATACACCACCCAGACGCAGGGCAGAATCGCCATCTAGAGGCCGTTCTCCATCTTCCCCACCTCCAAGAAGACATAGATCTCCTCCAAG GGGCTCCCCTAGAAGAATCCGTGGCAGTCCTGTTCGAAGAcggtctcctcctcctctaagGCGAAG GTCACCTCCAAGGAGACTACGCAGTCCTCTCAGAAGATCTCCAATCCGCAGACGTAGCCGGTCCCCGATTCGTAGGCCTGTTCGCTCTCGCTCAAAATCCCTCTCACCCCGCAG GGGACGAGGTCCAGCTGGGAGACGTGGGAGGTCATCTTCTTACTCCAGTTCGCCAAGTCCCAGAAGG ATTCCTAGGAAGATTTCCAGGAGCCGCAGTCCTAAGAG GCCACTGAGAGGAAAAAGAAGCAGCAgtaacagcagcagcagcagcggcTCACCGCCTCCTCGCAAAGCataa
- the LOC108822747 gene encoding histone acetyltransferase HAC12-like isoform X1, which produces MDIRTTRRRRFKNYNMNVQDHMSGHLSGQAPNQGTVPQNNNGNSQMQNLAVPSSAGAGTMVDPDVLKLRRHMLVLVFKILEERQPSPGDAASKAKYMEVARRLEVGLFKMANTKEEYANESTVESRLARIITGRDLKSSNPGHTNSSMVGTMVPTTTGLSHAGGNPSSMVTSSACASVVPMVDHDILKVREYMRTLVFSELDKRQPCPADDASKAKYLHVARRLEEGLFKTANTREDYLNESILDSRLATLIRGSKLNNQQNANSSPPGMMTTLAPEVSPETTMVREKVSESEDELETAIAENLKLMSLYS; this is translated from the exons ATG GACATTAGGACAACAAGGCGACGAAGGTTTAAGAATTATAACATGAATGTTCAGGATCACATGTCGGGACATCTATCTGGCCAGGCTCCAAACCAAGGGACAGTGCCGCAGAATAATAACGGAAACTCTCAAATGCAGAACTTAGCTGTTCCTTCATCAGCTGGTGCTGGTACCATGGTGGACCCTGATGTTTTAAAACTCCGACGGCACATGCTAGTCCTTGT atttaaaattttagaggAACGACAACCATCTCCGGGTGATGCTGCATCAAAGGCAAAGTATATGGAAGTTGCTAGACGCTTAGAGGTGGGGCTGTTTAAGATGGCAAACACAAAG GAGGAATACGCCAACGAGTCAACCGTTGAGTCTCGGCTTGCAAGAATAATAACCGGCAGAGACTTGAAAAGCTCCAATCCGGGACATACTAATTCTTCTATGGTTGGAACGATGGTACCTACGACTACAGGATTATCACACGCTGGGGGTAATCCTAGTTCGATGGTTACGTCATCTGCTTGTGCTAGTGTTGTTCCCATGGTGGACcatgatattttgaaagttcGAGAGTACATGCGAACCCTTGT CTTCAGCGAGTTAGATAAGCGCCAACCATGTCCAGCCGATGATGCATCAAAGGCTAAGTATTTACATGTTGCAAGGCGCCTAGAGGAGGGTCTTTTTAAGACGGCAAACACAAGG GAGGATTACCTTAACGAGTCGATCCTTGACTCTCGCTTGGCAACCTTAATAAGAGGCAGCAAATTGAATAATCAGCAAAATGCTAATTCATCTCCGCCTGGAATGATGACTACACTTGCTCCTGAAGTTTCTCCTGAGACCACGATG GTAAGAGAGAAGGTTTCTGAGAGCGAAGATGAGTTGGAGACAGCGATCGCAGAGAATCTGAAGCTCATGAGCCTTTACAGCTGA